The genome window atcatgaaaattaaaattagcgCTACAGGTATGTGTTAACTAGGAAACTCAGCACACAAACCAGTTCTAAACAACTTGGTCAAATTAATTCTTCCTTTTAAGAGGTCTGAGTACTTCCCAGCTCCCGGCCATACTAACCTCAGAGCAGCGTCATAGATGCCACCTAAACCACTGCAAGTCCCCAACATAGCACACAGAATACATCAGATGAAAGTGTGATATTTTTCATTAGAATGACCTCGATTTTTAAATAACGCTGAGAAGATTTCCAAATTGAATTTCCAGGTTCAAGCTCCCATGAAGTCTGAATGGTCACAGCTACAGTATACAATACAGGTGAAGCCAAGCAATTACTCTCAcacataaaaaataattcaatgttaattagcttttttatttattggagTGCAGCACAGATATTTTCCCTGAAACAATAACTtcaaaacatttacaaacatagctttcaaaaatattaaatacttacatttaaaaaaaaaaaaatctaaaccacAATTATTTAACAACCTAAGACATATTCACAATGTAATTTTTCCATCATTTACAGTATTTATCTCAAATACTGTAAGAGGATGCAAGTCTGAAAATATACGTATTTTAAGCTATCACAGAGCatagaaaatatatgaaaatatccACTGACATTTggcaaaatataaatattctaCTCCAAGAGAGAAAACAAGTGTAGCCTTTTGTGTCCCACGGATCATTATTCATCACAAATCGTGATGTTACATGAGCGCGCTGTTGCTCACGCAACGGCAGCTCTGGTTTTAGTCGGGCAAAACATACTCTAAAGTTTGTGAGCAGGGGACGCAGTGGTCTGTGAGAACGCATGTTTAGGTACTTAGCCATTTAATTTAGCTGGATAAGAAACAATGTAATGTTTTCCTGTTGTTAAACATTGCCATCTGTATCTCTggcacacaaattaaaaaaagaagggtgTGACCATTAAAAGTACGTGTCCTGAGATTTCCTTCTTCAGGGGGCAAAGAGgttaaaatggaaaagctgatCCGTGTATAAATCAGGAACACATGTGGTACTGAGAACAAACAGCAGCCAACAGGCAGGCGGGGAGGACTTCTCCAGGCACAAAGCGAGATGGACAAAAATACCATCTACTGGAAAGGGAGCGGAGCAACTCATTTTCACAATGAAATTGGTAAATTTAACCAATTCTATTACGTCTCCATAATTATCTAAGTACTTATAATTAACTCTGAGTTTTAAAACTTGGTTCAACTGGAAAGCTGTCTGTCCAGTAGTGCAAAGCAGCATTGCTTTAGCATTAATACTAGTTTCTATCTGTAGGAAATCAGAGGTGATCTTAAAGAAACACGTGTAACAGGATCTATGTGTTTGAGTGAAATAACAAAATAGTGCAGATGTGCGTAGACTTCATCTTAAAGTTATGAAATGTTTGTGTCTGCAGCCTACCTACTGGTAGTAGATACCAACAGCCAGTCTCCTATTCAGGCTGAAACagttttgcttgatttctttggAGATAAACAGAATGTTTAACATAGTAAGTTACAGTCCACGTAAAGCTAAGAAATATAACACAGTAATAATCCTTTTGATCCAATGCATCTGATGTACCAGTGGCAGGCCCCCAAAATATCAAGTCAATTAAAGTAAGTCTTTATCTTCACCTTATGACTTCTTCCTTGacataaacagaagaaataaaaaaacccaaaacattaaggATCACAAAGCACTGAATTTTCAAGCGTAAAGTCATACCAAAATCTTGATAAATTATCATTGATGTCGTAGGTGAGCAATCGGTCAGGAACGTCATTATGGGTGCCCTGTACTGCTAACACATGTGGTGCTAGGGCAAAGGGTACGTCACTCAGAAGATCTGACATGAAAGGGCTGCTTTCCAAATTTTGACTCCTTTCATTTCCCACCTCTGCACTTGATACAGTCAACTGCGATCGGTGCCCTGTATTTACCTAAAGAGAACACAAGAACAGAAATTTAGACACTACGAATCAGGCAGCTAAGGCTTTCTACTTAGAACCATCATGACCtattaataaatgaaaacaaaaaaataaattaaaaaacaaaatcagtttcAGATTTTGGATCAGGCAGATATAAAATAGCAATTCTTAATGCATCTCGATATAATTCTTTGGGTCAGATTGACTTGACTTAAGGCTAAAGCAACATTAGATATTTTTGAATGATTAGTGTGATTTCTCCACCTAATGTTACTCTGCATTTATGAAATCCATAAGGCTGGTAGGACCTTTTTGTCATTACGTCCAGGCCTGTTTAGGGGAAATTACTTCATGTAATTCCTTTCATAAACTGATGAAGTTCCATCTTTTGTTCCCCCTGTGCCTTTTCAGAAGTTGTCCAACAAAGGCATGACTTTGACGATTAAAAAACACTCCTATCCCACTTATTTCGTAGTGATTCTGATGTTGCTTTCAAATTTGAAATGGAATTGTATGACTGGCTGGTGAGGTCTATTATATGGCAATATATACATTGCCAAATATgtgttttataagaaaaaaagttatcaaaacttacaaaaaaacctaaaaaaaacccctgaaccaaaaccaacaatgaaataaaaaacaccGCCATACAGAAGAAATCAATATAATTTACAGAAAATGCCAGGAGATAGGATGCCGGACCAAACAGACTTGCAAGCTTTGATTATTGGCCCACCAATATGACCTTATTAAGTGTCTATCCTAAAACttgtactgtttaaaaaaaaaaaaaaagaaaatactatttaCTCTGCCTCTAGAAATCAAATCTAACTTGTTTTACTATTTATAGCAATAAAATGCTATGCAAACTGATAGCTCTCATATCATCTCTAGAAATAAGATGTTTGTTATATGGATTTCTATTTTGTATAAGCACACATACAGAAATATTCAATAATTTGTTCAAAAGTGCTTAACAAGTCATGTCAGAGCCAGGAACATTAGACATGAATTTCTAATTGCAGTCCTGACTTCTTCCTTTCAACCTCCACACTCAGCGCACAGCCAGAAAAGTCCAAAGCTTACACTGTCATTAGGAAAGG of Rissa tridactyla isolate bRisTri1 chromosome 2, bRisTri1.patW.cur.20221130, whole genome shotgun sequence contains these proteins:
- the UMAD1 gene encoding UBAP1-MVB12-associated (UMA)-domain containing protein 1 isoform X2 → MQNTCLPFEAEGETIDDQSRESKDKTSFPETRQMYNQPPQVNTGHRSQLTVSSAEVGNERSQNLESSPFMSDLLSDVPFALAPHVLAVQGTHNDVPDRLLTYDINDNLSRFWYDFTLENSVLCDP
- the UMAD1 gene encoding UBAP1-MVB12-associated (UMA)-domain containing protein 1 isoform X1: MFSFFRKSQDSKKVTVPEREADGFVIVGETIDDQSRESKDKTSFPETRQMYNQPPQVNTGHRSQLTVSSAEVGNERSQNLESSPFMSDLLSDVPFALAPHVLAVQGTHNDVPDRLLTYDINDNLSRFWYDFTLENSVLCDP